The window ACGTACACGAGGCCCTCGCCCTCGAAGCGGATCTGGAAGGACTCCCCGGAGCCCTCGCCCATGAGCGTCCGGAAGTTCACGCCGGACTGGAAGTGCTGCTGGAGCCTGCCCTGGTGGGCGATGTAGGCGCCGGGATCGACGTTCAGCGGGTACTGCGGGGTCACCCGGAGCACCACGGCCGAGCCGTCCGACATGATCGCCGCCTGGCCGGTCCCCTCGACGGTGGTGGTGAACAGGCCGTTGCCGCTCGCCCCGCCGCGCAGGCCGGTGAAGGTCGTGCCGGTGCGCAGCCCGGCGTCCGTGGCCAGCAGGTTGCTGGCCTCGACGTACAGCTTGTCGCCGTGCAACGAGACGAGGTTGATCTCACTCGCGCGGTCGGCGAAATAGCAGGTCCCCTGCCCCTTCACCTCCATCATCACCATCTGCTCGCCGGTCAGGCGGCGGGTCACCATGCCGCGGATGCCCTCACCGCCGCCGGACATCTTCTTGAAGTCCATCCGGCCGTCGTACGCGACCATCGAGCCGTTCTTCGCCTTGACGGCATCGCCTGTCAGGTCGACGGCCAGCGTCTTGCTGCCTTGGAGTCGGAACATCGCCACGAGGCGACGGTAGCCGCCGGGGCGCCGCGCGGACAGGCCCCGGTGACCGATCCCACCCCGAATGCCCCCCGGGAGGGCCCTGAAATGCACCGGTACGTGCGTCGGGGCGGTACGGGGACCCCGCTCGGAGGGGGGTCGTGCGCGATGCCACAATGGGCCGTGCTTGTGCGTGCGTTCACAAGCCGACACGCCCCTCCCACCGAAGGTGCCCTCGTGGACATCAAGACCGCTTCCGCCCTGCACCGGCTGCGCCTCATCTCGCTTCCCGAAGCGCTCTCCTTCCCGGCGCTGCTCATCTTCGGCTCGCTGCTCATGCGGGTCTCGGACATCGACTTCCTGATGCCGCCCCTCGGGGCGCTGCACGGCATCCTGTTCACGATCTACGTGATCTTCCTCGTGGACGTCTGGGTCAAGGCCAAGTGGCCGCTCAAGCGCGTCGGCCTGTTCTTCCTCCTCGCGGTCGTGCCGTTCGGCGGGCTCTACGGCGAGAAGCTGCTCAAGAAGTACGAGGCCGACGGCGTGATCGCCGCCCGCGCCCGCGCCGAGGGCAAGGTGAACGCATGATCGTCGCCTTCTCCGTCAGCCCGCTGGGCGTGGGCGAGGACGTCGGCGAGTACGTCGCCGACGCCGTGCGCGTCGTCCGCGAGTCCGGGCTGCCCAACCGCACGGACGCGATGTTCACCTCGATCGAGGGCGAGTGGGACGAGGTGATGGACGTGGTGAAGCGCGCCGTCGCGGCCGTCGAAGCCCGCGCCGGCCGCGTCTCGCTGGTGCTCAAGGCCGACATCCGGCCCGGCGTGACCGACGGTCTGACGTCCAAGGTCGAGACGGTGGAACGCCACCTCGCCGGCTGACGGACCGTCCGTACCGACCCCGCAGCCCCCGGCCGCCCCCAGGCGCCGGGGGCTCTCCCCGTTCGGCGGAAAGAATCAGCCCGCTCGGTCCTGCCGGGTCGACACCTCCCCCTCTCTCCCCTTCTGTGGGGATACCGGCAGATTCGACCGATGGAGGCGCGATGCCGACGGAGGGGCACGACCACGACAACCGCAGCGGCCCCGCGGGACCGCCCGCCGGGCCGCCGGCGGGGCACCGGGACGCGCACGCCGTGGGGGACGGCCGCACCGCGGGGCTGCTCCTGGCGGCTTCCGCCCCCGCGCTCACCGGCCTGCTCGCACTCGCCCCCGTCCTCCAGGCGCGGCGCCCCGCACTGCTCGTGGCCGTCTGCTCGCTCGCCCTGGTCGCCCTGGTCAACGCGGTCCTGACCGTCCGGGCCGTCCGGGACGTCCGGGAGCCGGTCCGCGAGACGCCCGAACCCGGGTACGCGGTCGCCTACCTGGCCACGTACGCACCGGGACGGGAGCCCCTCTCCGCGGTGCGGGCGGTCCTGGAGGGCGCCGTCCGGCTGCGGCACCCCGGGCCGCTGGACGTCTGGCTGCTCGACGAGGGGGACGATCCCGAGGCGAGGATGCTCTGCGCGGAACTCGGCGTGCACCACTTCACCCGCCGCGGGGTGCCCGAGTGGAACCAGGCCGGGGGGCCGCACGAGGCCGGTGCGGAGCACGGCAACCACAACGCGTGGATCGCCAAGCACGGCGACGACTACGGCCTCCTCGCCTGCGCGGCCCCCGGTCACGTGCCGCACCCGGGCTTCCTGGAACGCACGACCGGCTGGTTCCGGGACGCCGACACCGCCTTCGTGGTGGGACCGCGGGCCGAGGGCGCCGACGCCGCCCACCGGGCGCTGGTCCAGTGCGCGGGCAACCACCACGGGGCGCCCCTGCTGTCCGGCTCCGGCGTCGTCGTACGCGTCGAGGCGCTGCGCGGGGCGGGCGGGTTCCGGGCCCCGGCCACCGGCGACATCGCGGCCGGGCTGGAGATGCACCGCCGGCACAACCCGCTCACCGGACGCCACTGGCGTTCCGTCCACAGCGCGGACGCGCCGGCCGCCCGAGAGGTGCCGGGGGCGCGCCGGGACCCGTCGCCCGGGCTCCGCAGGACACTGCTGCCGCTGTACGGGAAGGCGCTGTTCCGGGTGCCCGCCGGCCGGCTCCTGGGCTACACCCTGCTCCTCCTCCACCGCCCGGTGACGGTCGTCGGCTGGGCGCTCTGCGCGCTGACCTGGCTGCTCTTCCCGGCGACGGCCTGGGCCGCGCTCACCCTGCCCGCCGCCCTGGCGCCGACCGCCGTACGCTCCCTCGCGCGCCTGCGGGAGCGCCGCCGCCTGGAGGCCCGCGGCCGTGAGGCGCTGCCCCTCACGGAGGCCGAGCGCGCCCCCGCCGCCACCGCGGGCACTCCCGCGCCGGGCAGCTGACCCGGCGGCGGGGGGACTCAGGCCTCCTGGCCGGCCAGCGCGATGCCGAGCGGCGTGCGCTCGTACAGCACCTGGTGGCCGTAGCGCCGTGAGGTGAGCAGACCCGCCGCGCGCAGTACCGACAGATGCGCCGAGACGGAGGAGGGGGCGAGGGCCAGCCGGTGCGCGAGGGCGCTGGTACCGGCGGGTTCGTCGAGCGCGCACAGCACGTCCGCGCGTGCCCGGCCCAGCAGACGGGCGAGCGCGTCGGGCGTCCGGTCGCCCGCCGGGGTCCACAGGCCGCCGATCCCCCGCGCGGGGTAGATCACGGCCGGCTGCCAGGGCGGTTCGTGGCCGCCGACCACGTCGGGCCAGACGAAGGCGCTGGGCATCAGGACGAGCCCCTGGCCGCCGAGCACCCGGGTGTGGTTCCCCCTGGTGCCGGCCACCGTCAGCGTCGAGTCCGTCCATCGCAGCCGCGGGCTGATCTCACCGAGCAGGCGCTCGAAGCCGACCTCGGCGAGACGCCGCGAGTGGTAGGCGATGTCCGCCTCCAGCAGGGAGCGCAGCCGGGGCCAGTGCGGCTCGACCATGACCCGCCAGGCCCGCTCCAGCAGGTCGGCGAGCTCCCGTACCGCCCGCACCGGGTCGGCGAGCATCCGCTCACCGGCGGGGCGGTCCGGCCGCCCTGCCAGGGCCAGTGCGATGTCGTCGCGGGCGACCAGCGGATCGGTGCCGCGTACCCCGGCGATCTCCTCCTCGAAGGTGGTCGTGGGGCCGACGGGCGGCGGGCAGATGAAGTCGGGGTTGTGGCCGCCGTCCGGCATGAGCAGCCACAGCGGGGTGAGGTCGAGGGCCGCAGCGTCCTCGCGGATGCGGCGCAGCCAGGGCAGGTGGTGGCCGTGCGCTCCCGGACGGGCCAGCAGTCGCACGGCCGCCTGGGTCTCCCACAGCGGCGAGAGGGCGAAGCGGCAGCGCAGCAGGTCGTGCTCGTCGAAGTGCAGATGGAACGGCAAGGGGGCCCACTCTTTCGGCGTCAGCCGAAAGACTACGGGGGGCGGGTCTCCTGCCCCACGCTGCGTCCATGCCGAGCGACACCACCACCCCGGCGGGCACACCCCGCGACGAGTCCACCGCCGACACCCCGTCCACCGGTCCCGTACCGCCCCCGCGGTCCGCGGACTACCGCGCCGTGTTCGCCGTGCGGGAGTTCCGGGCGGTGTTCGCCGCCCATCTGCTCTCCCTCCTCGGCGTCGTCGTCGGCGAGCTCGCGCTCACCGTGCTCGTCTACGACCTCACCGGCTCGCCGCTGCTGTCCGCCCTGACCTTCGCGCTCGGTTTCCTGCCGTACATCGTGGGCGGAACCCTCCTTGCCGGCGTCGCGGACCGCTACCCCGCCCGGCGGGTGCTCGTCACCTGCGACCTGATCTGCGCCGGATGCGTCGCCGTCATGGTGCTCCCGGGGACCTCCGTCGGCCTGCTCCTCGCGCTGCGCTGCCTGGTCGCCGCCGTGGCGCCCGTCTTCACGGGGACCCGTACGGCCGCCCTCACGGACATCCTCGGCGACGGCCCGCTCTACGTCCTCGGCCGGTCACTGCTGCGCCTGGTCTCGCAGAGCGCCCTGCTCATCGGCTTCGGCGCGGGCGGGGTCCTGCTCGCCGCGCTGTCCCCGCGCGGGGCGATCACCGTCACCGTGGCCACGTTCCTTTGCTCAGCGGCCCTGCTGCGCCTGGGTACCGAGGCCAGGCCCGCCCGCTCGGGAGGGGACGTGGGCGGCACGCTGCTGAAGGAGTCGCTCGCCGGGGCGCGCGCCGTCCTCGGCGACCGCGGGGTGAGGGGGCTGCTGCTCCTGTTCTGGGTGCCCGCGTTCTTCGTGGTGGCCCCGGAGGCGCTCGCGGCCCCGTACGCGGACGCGATCGGCGCGGGACCGGCGGCGCTCGGGCTGATGATGTGCGCGATGGCCGTCGGCCACATCGGTGCGGAGATCTTCGCGGGGACAGCCCTCGGGCCCCGTGCCCGCTCCAGGATCGTGCTGCCGGTCGCCGTCGTGGGCCTGCTGCCCCTCGTGCTGTACGCGTTCCGCCCGGGGACGGCCGGGGCCGTCGTGGTCCTCGTGCTGGCGGGCACGGGGGCCGCGTACGTCATCGGGCTCGACCAGTGGTTCGTCCAGGCGGTCCCCGAACACCTCAGGGGCCGGGCGATGACCCTGCTCACCGCGGGCCTGATGACGGTCCAGGGGCTCGGCATGGCCCTGGCGGGACTGGCGGCGGAGTTCTTCCCGGTCCACCAGGTGGTGGCCGCCTCGGGGGCCGTGGGCGCCGTGACGACGCTGCTGCTCGCCGTGGAGGTCCGTAGAACACGCATCCGGTACCGAAGTGCGAGACGGGCATGACCGCCATGTGACCAGTGGGTAAGGTCGTGCCGTGCCGAAGCCGCTCAGCCTCCCTTTCGACCCCATCGCCCGTGCAGAGGAACTCTGGCACCGACGCTGGGGGCCGGTGCCCTCGATGGGCGCGATCACCTCGATCATGCGGGCGCAGCAGATCCTGCTGGCCGAGGTGGACGCGGTGGTGAAGCCGTACGGTCTGACCTTCGCCCGTTACGAGGCACTGGTCCTGCTCACCTTCTCGCAGGCCGGTGAGCTGCCCATGTCCAAGATCGGCGAGCGTCTGATGGTGCACCCGACGTCCGTGACGAACACCGTCGACCGGCTGGTGCGCTCGGGCCTCGTCGCCAAGCGGCCGAACCCCAACGACGGGCGCGGAACCCTCGCCTCCATCACGGACAAGGGCCGCGAGGTCGTCGAGGCGGCCAGCGCGGACCTGATGGCGATGGACTTCGGACTCGGGGCGTACGACGACGAGGAGTGCGCCGAGATCTTCGCGATGCTGCGCCCGCTGCGGGTGGCCGCGCAGGACTTCGAGGACAGGTAGCCGCACCGCGCGGGGCCGGCGGCGCGAGGGGCAGGGTGCCGCAAGATCGCCCCGGTCGCCCGGATACGCTCGATGCCATGAAACGCAGTGTGCTGACCCGCTACCGGGTGATGGCCTACGTCACCGCCGTCATGCTGTTGATCCTGTGCGTGTGCATGATCTTCAAGTACGGCTTCGACACCGGTGAGGGTCTGACGCTCGTCGTCTCGCAGATCCACGGTGTCCTCTACATCATCTACCTGATCTTCGCCTTCGACCTCGGTTCCAAGGCGAAGTGGCCGGTCGGCAAGCTGCTCTGGGTGCTGATCTCCGGCACGATCCCGACCGCCGCGTTCTTCGTCGAGCGCAAGGTGGTCCGGGAGGTGGAGCCGCTGATCACCGACGGCTCCCCGCAGGCCGTCAAGGCCTGATCCGCACCGCAGGACCGCCCCGCGCGAAGCGCCGGGCGGTTTGCCATCGACATTTACTAGGACGTCCTAGTAAATTCGTACCATGGACGCTCACGAGATCGAGGAAGGCCGCCGACGCTGGCAGGCCCGTTTCGACAAGGCCCGCAAGCGCGACGCGGACTTCAGCACGCTCTCCGGCGACCCGGTGGAGCCCGTGTACGGGCCCCGCCCCGGCGACGCGTACGAAGGATTCGAACGGATCGGCTGGCCCGGCGAGTACCCCTTCACCCGGGGACTCCACCCCACCGGATACCGGGGCCGCACCTGGACCATCCGCCAGTTCGCCGGCTTCGGCAACGCCGAGCAGACCAACGCGCGCTACAAGACCATCCTGGCCAACGGCGGCGGCGGACTCAGCGTCGCCTTCGACATGCCGACCCTGATGGGACGCGACTCCGACGACGCCCGCGCGCTGGGCGAGGTCGGCCACTGCGGTGTCGCCATCGACTCGGCCGCCGACATGGAGGTCCTCTTCCGGGACATCCCGCTCGGCGACGTCACGACCTCGATGACGATCAGCGGGCCCGCCGTCCCCGTCTTCTGCATGTACCTCGTCGCCGCGGAGCGCCAGGGCATCGACCCCGCCGTGCTGAACGGCACGCTCCAGACCGACATCTTCAAGGAGTACATCGCCCAGAAGGAGTGGCTCTTCCAGCCCGAGCCCCACCTGCGCCTCATCGGCGACCTGATGGAGCACTGCGCCCGCGACATCCCCGCCTACAAGCCGCTCTCGGTCTCCGGCTACCACATCCGCGAGGCCGGGGCCACGGCCGCGCAGGAGCTCGCGTACACCCTCGCCGACGGCTTCGGCTACGTCGAGCTGGGCCTGTCCCGCGGTCTCGACGTCGACACCTTCGCCCCCGGGCTGTCCTTCTTCTTCGACGCGCACCTCGACTTCTTCGAGGAGATCGCCAAGTTCCGCGCGGCCCGCCGTATCTGGGCGCGCTGGATGAAGGAGACGTACGGCGCGAAGACCGACAAGGCGCAGTGGCTCCGCTTCCACACCCAGACCGCCGGTGTCTCGCTCACGGCCCAGCAGCCGTACAACAACGTCGTGCGCACCGCGGTGGAGGCGCTCTCCGCCGTCCTCGGCGGGACCAACTCGCTGCACACCAACGCCCTGGACGAGACCCTCGCCCTCCCCTCCGAGCAGGCGGCCGAGATCGCGCTGCGCACCCAGCAGGTGCTCATGGAGGAGACCGGCGTCGCCAACGTCGCGGACCCGCTCGGTGGTTCCTGGTACGTCGAGCAGCTCACCGACCGGATCGAGGCCGACGCCGAGAAGATCTTCGAGCAGATCAAGGAGCGCGGCACCCGGGCCCACCCGGACGGCAAGCACCCCATCGGGCCGATGACCTCGGGCATCCTGCGCGGCATCGAGGACGGCTGGTTCACCGGCGAGATCGCCGAGTCGGCCTTCCGGTACCAGCAGTCCCTGGAGAAGGGCGAGAAGCGCGTCGTCGGCGTCAACGTCCACCACGGGTCCGTCACGGGCGACCTGGAGATCCTGCGGGTCAGCCACGAGGTGGAGCGCGACCAGGTGAGCGAGCTCGCCACGCGCAAGCAGGGCCGCGACGACGCCCGGGTCCGCAAGGCGCTGGACGCGATGCTGGCCTCGGCGCGGGACGGTTCGAACATGATCGCGCCGATGCTGGAGGCGGTACGGGCGGAGGCGACGCTGGGCGAGATCTGCGGAGTGCTGCGCGAGGAGTGGGGCGTCTACACCGAGCCGCCCGGCTTCTGACCGCGCGTCAGTCCTGCCGCGAGGCCGCCGCTCCCAGTCCCGAGAGCAGCAGCAGGGTGAAGCGCCGGGCCCAGTCGGCATCGACGGGCTCGGCGCTCACCAGCGCCCGGTGCACCACCGCGCCGGCGATGACGTCGAAGATCAGGTCGGCGGTGCGGGCCGCCGTCTCCGGGTCGCGCTCCAGGGGCAGTTCCCCGCGCTCCTCCGCCCGCTCGCGCCCCTGCAGGACCAGCCGCTTCTGCCGGGCCACGATCGAGTTGCGTATGCGGTCCCGCAGCGCCTCGTCGCGTGTGGACTCCGCGACGACCGCCATCAGCGCCGTCCTGGTCTCGGGCCGCTCCAGCAGGGCGGCGAACTGCAGCACCACGGCCTCCACGTCGGCCGACAGGCTGCCCAGGTCGGGCAGCTCCAGCTCGTCGAAGAGCACCGCGACCGCGTCCACGACCAGTTCGTTCTTGCCCGCCCAGCGGCGGTAGAGGGTCGTC is drawn from Streptomyces sp. NBC_00178 and contains these coding sequences:
- a CDS encoding MFS transporter, which codes for MPSDTTTPAGTPRDESTADTPSTGPVPPPRSADYRAVFAVREFRAVFAAHLLSLLGVVVGELALTVLVYDLTGSPLLSALTFALGFLPYIVGGTLLAGVADRYPARRVLVTCDLICAGCVAVMVLPGTSVGLLLALRCLVAAVAPVFTGTRTAALTDILGDGPLYVLGRSLLRLVSQSALLIGFGAGGVLLAALSPRGAITVTVATFLCSAALLRLGTEARPARSGGDVGGTLLKESLAGARAVLGDRGVRGLLLLFWVPAFFVVAPEALAAPYADAIGAGPAALGLMMCAMAVGHIGAEIFAGTALGPRARSRIVLPVAVVGLLPLVLYAFRPGTAGAVVVLVLAGTGAAYVIGLDQWFVQAVPEHLRGRAMTLLTAGLMTVQGLGMALAGLAAEFFPVHQVVAASGAVGAVTTLLLAVEVRRTRIRYRSARRA
- a CDS encoding TetR/AcrR family transcriptional regulator, whose protein sequence is MLSRSPTEPARSGRPRSAEADEAILEATRASLVDLGWSKLTMGDVASRAGVAKTTLYRRWAGKNELVVDAVAVLFDELELPDLGSLSADVEAVVLQFAALLERPETRTALMAVVAESTRDEALRDRIRNSIVARQKRLVLQGRERAEERGELPLERDPETAARTADLIFDVIAGAVVHRALVSAEPVDADWARRFTLLLLSGLGAAASRQD
- a CDS encoding acyl-CoA mutase large subunit family protein, whose amino-acid sequence is MDAHEIEEGRRRWQARFDKARKRDADFSTLSGDPVEPVYGPRPGDAYEGFERIGWPGEYPFTRGLHPTGYRGRTWTIRQFAGFGNAEQTNARYKTILANGGGGLSVAFDMPTLMGRDSDDARALGEVGHCGVAIDSAADMEVLFRDIPLGDVTTSMTISGPAVPVFCMYLVAAERQGIDPAVLNGTLQTDIFKEYIAQKEWLFQPEPHLRLIGDLMEHCARDIPAYKPLSVSGYHIREAGATAAQELAYTLADGFGYVELGLSRGLDVDTFAPGLSFFFDAHLDFFEEIAKFRAARRIWARWMKETYGAKTDKAQWLRFHTQTAGVSLTAQQPYNNVVRTAVEALSAVLGGTNSLHTNALDETLALPSEQAAEIALRTQQVLMEETGVANVADPLGGSWYVEQLTDRIEADAEKIFEQIKERGTRAHPDGKHPIGPMTSGILRGIEDGWFTGEIAESAFRYQQSLEKGEKRVVGVNVHHGSVTGDLEILRVSHEVERDQVSELATRKQGRDDARVRKALDAMLASARDGSNMIAPMLEAVRAEATLGEICGVLREEWGVYTEPPGF
- a CDS encoding DUF3817 domain-containing protein gives rise to the protein MKRSVLTRYRVMAYVTAVMLLILCVCMIFKYGFDTGEGLTLVVSQIHGVLYIIYLIFAFDLGSKAKWPVGKLLWVLISGTIPTAAFFVERKVVREVEPLITDGSPQAVKA
- a CDS encoding glycosyl transferase, with protein sequence MPTEGHDHDNRSGPAGPPAGPPAGHRDAHAVGDGRTAGLLLAASAPALTGLLALAPVLQARRPALLVAVCSLALVALVNAVLTVRAVRDVREPVRETPEPGYAVAYLATYAPGREPLSAVRAVLEGAVRLRHPGPLDVWLLDEGDDPEARMLCAELGVHHFTRRGVPEWNQAGGPHEAGAEHGNHNAWIAKHGDDYGLLACAAPGHVPHPGFLERTTGWFRDADTAFVVGPRAEGADAAHRALVQCAGNHHGAPLLSGSGVVVRVEALRGAGGFRAPATGDIAAGLEMHRRHNPLTGRHWRSVHSADAPAAREVPGARRDPSPGLRRTLLPLYGKALFRVPAGRLLGYTLLLLHRPVTVVGWALCALTWLLFPATAWAALTLPAALAPTAVRSLARLRERRRLEARGREALPLTEAERAPAATAGTPAPGS
- a CDS encoding ArsR/SmtB family transcription factor, encoding MPFHLHFDEHDLLRCRFALSPLWETQAAVRLLARPGAHGHHLPWLRRIREDAAALDLTPLWLLMPDGGHNPDFICPPPVGPTTTFEEEIAGVRGTDPLVARDDIALALAGRPDRPAGERMLADPVRAVRELADLLERAWRVMVEPHWPRLRSLLEADIAYHSRRLAEVGFERLLGEISPRLRWTDSTLTVAGTRGNHTRVLGGQGLVLMPSAFVWPDVVGGHEPPWQPAVIYPARGIGGLWTPAGDRTPDALARLLGRARADVLCALDEPAGTSALAHRLALAPSSVSAHLSVLRAAGLLTSRRYGHQVLYERTPLGIALAGQEA
- a CDS encoding AIM24 family protein, producing the protein MFRLQGSKTLAVDLTGDAVKAKNGSMVAYDGRMDFKKMSGGGEGIRGMVTRRLTGEQMVMMEVKGQGTCYFADRASEINLVSLHGDKLYVEASNLLATDAGLRTGTTFTGLRGGASGNGLFTTTVEGTGQAAIMSDGSAVVLRVTPQYPLNVDPGAYIAHQGRLQQHFQSGVNFRTLMGEGSGESFQIRFEGEGLVYVQPSERNTVGGDV
- a CDS encoding MTH1187 family thiamine-binding protein; this encodes MIVAFSVSPLGVGEDVGEYVADAVRVVRESGLPNRTDAMFTSIEGEWDEVMDVVKRAVAAVEARAGRVSLVLKADIRPGVTDGLTSKVETVERHLAG
- a CDS encoding DUF3817 domain-containing protein, coding for MDIKTASALHRLRLISLPEALSFPALLIFGSLLMRVSDIDFLMPPLGALHGILFTIYVIFLVDVWVKAKWPLKRVGLFFLLAVVPFGGLYGEKLLKKYEADGVIAARARAEGKVNA
- a CDS encoding MarR family winged helix-turn-helix transcriptional regulator translates to MPKPLSLPFDPIARAEELWHRRWGPVPSMGAITSIMRAQQILLAEVDAVVKPYGLTFARYEALVLLTFSQAGELPMSKIGERLMVHPTSVTNTVDRLVRSGLVAKRPNPNDGRGTLASITDKGREVVEAASADLMAMDFGLGAYDDEECAEIFAMLRPLRVAAQDFEDR